A genomic stretch from Bacillus sp. N1-1 includes:
- a CDS encoding MurR/RpiR family transcriptional regulator: MNGGLISLQESITSLKPSERKVAEYIIHYPEEVINLSIQKLSKRTEVSEATIIRLARTLNYKGFQELKLRIAGDLATKQTSKSYQEISIDGTVDSFIENVSNNNIQSINDTISVLSKEEVEKAIAVLSQARKIALFGIGASGLIAQDFKQKLSRINRWCEAGVDYDTQGTISANLEEQDVVFGISYSGHTNDIIESLRIAKDNGATVITLTKYGTNPVSDLADIKLFTSSLEKSIRSGAMSSRISQLNVIDILYVGMTSRNYEESVAALERTRKAVEVAKKHG, translated from the coding sequence ATGAACGGTGGCCTGATCAGTCTTCAGGAATCAATCACTTCATTAAAACCTTCAGAACGAAAAGTGGCAGAATATATTATTCATTATCCGGAAGAGGTCATTAACCTCTCCATTCAAAAGCTCTCGAAACGAACAGAGGTAAGCGAAGCGACGATCATTCGCCTTGCTCGTACGCTAAACTACAAAGGATTTCAAGAACTGAAGCTTCGGATTGCAGGTGACCTTGCGACAAAGCAAACGAGTAAGTCTTATCAAGAAATTTCGATTGATGGTACAGTTGATTCGTTTATTGAAAATGTCTCAAACAACAACATTCAATCGATTAATGATACGATCTCGGTTCTTTCAAAAGAGGAAGTGGAGAAAGCGATCGCTGTCCTTAGTCAGGCGCGCAAAATTGCCCTGTTTGGCATTGGGGCATCCGGCTTAATTGCTCAGGATTTTAAGCAAAAGCTTTCTCGGATCAATCGCTGGTGTGAAGCAGGCGTTGATTATGATACGCAAGGTACGATAAGCGCGAACCTTGAGGAGCAGGATGTTGTTTTCGGTATCTCATACTCCGGTCACACGAACGACATTATTGAATCGCTTAGAATCGCAAAGGATAACGGCGCCACCGTTATAACATTAACTAAATACGGCACGAACCCGGTATCAGATCTTGCTGATATTAAGCTCTTCACAAGCTCTCTTGAGAAAAGCATTCGAAGCGGCGCGATGAGCTCGCGCATTTCTCAGCTTAACGTGATTGATATTTTATATGTTGGCATGACGAGCCGAAACTACGAGGAAAGCGTGGCGGCGCTTGAACGAACACGAAAAGCGGTGGAGGTCGCGAAAAAGCATGGTTGA